TGCTGAAAATCTCAAAGAATACTGTCTATGAGATGATTAAGCGCGGCGATCTTGCAGCCTTCAAAGTCGGCAATAAAATGCGAATTGAAGAAAGTGAGTTTGAAAGATATAAAGCTAGCATGTCCGCAAACCCGATGAAAACGCAGGAATCAAAGGCGGCGGCCCAGCATTCATTACAGCTGGCAGGAAGCCATGATTTTTTCGTAGAACAACTAGTAAAGTACATAGCGTCTGAAGGAACAGGGCTATCCATCACCCCCTCCTATATCGGCAGTCTTGAGGGATTGATGATGCTCTATCGTGGCAGCGCAGACATTGCAGCTGTCCATCTGCTCGATCCCGCATCACAGCAATACAATCTTCCCTTCATCCGCCAGCTGTTTGTCCATGAGCCGATTACGGTAATGAGACTTGCATCCAGGGAGCAGGGCTTGATTGTTGCAAAAGGCAATCCAAAAAACATCACCGGAGTCAAAGACCTTGCAAGAAGTGATGTCAAAATCATCAATCGGCAAAAAGGGGCCGGAACACGCTTCCTGCTCGATTCCTTCCTGGCCAGTGAAAAACTGGAGCCCGCAGCAGTGAATGGATATGAAAATGAAGAATGGACTCACCTAGGGGCAGCAGCCCATATCACCCGAGGAACAGCAGATGCTGCCTTCGGAATAAGATGCGCAGCAAGCCAGCTTGGTCTCGACTTCATCCCGCTAACAAAAGAACAGTTTGATCTAGTGTTCCGCTGGACACCCGGAAACAGGGAAGCTCTCCAGCATTTGATCGATTTAATCCAGCTCACCAATTTCAAAGACAGCATTGCAGACCTTGATGGCTATGATGCTGAGGAGTTCGGAAGAATCATTTACGGAAATCACTTATCGGAGGCATAAGCATGAAACTCAAACATTTAATCTCACTTGTACTTGTACTAATGTTCGCTTTTGTAACAGGCTGTTCTGATTCAGCAACAAAAGAAGCTGAAAAAGACCCAGAAACCAAAACAGAAAAAACCGATTTGATCCTTGCTACCACTACAAGTACTCAGGACAGTGGGCTGCTTGATGTCCTGAAACCTGATTTTGAAGAAAAAAATAATTACAACCTTAAGATCATTGCAGTAGGTACAGGACAGGCACTTGAGATGGGTACACGCGGTGAAGCGGATGTCCTTCTCGTCCATGCTCCTGCAGCGGAAGAAGAAATCGTGAAAAGCGGCGATGCCATCAACCGACAGAAGGTCATGTACAATGACTTCATCCTTGTTGGACCTGCTGAAGATCCAGCGAAGGTAAAAGGCTTATCAGTTCCTGAGGCATTGACAAAAATCACTGAATCGAAAGCGTCATTCGTTTCCCGCGGTGATGATTCCGGCACTCATAAAAAAGAACTTGCTCTATGGAAAGATTCTTCACTAGATCCGAAAACCCTGGGTGATTCATACATTGAGGCTGGACAGGGCATGGGTGCGACACTGCAGATCGCTTCTGAAAAAAAGGGCTATACCTTGACAGACAGAGCTACCTACCTCGCCCAGAAAAAGAATATGCCTGACACTGACATTTTGGTAGAAGGTGACGAGAGCCTGCTGAATATTTATCATGTTATGCAAGTGAACGACGAAAAACATGATAAAGTAAATGCAGAAGGTGCAAAGGCATTTGTTGAGTACATGGTTTCAGATGATACAAAGAAGATCATCAAGGAGTTCGGTGTGGACGAATACGGCCAGCCATTGTTCTTCCTTTTTGAATAATAATACTAGATTCGTTTATTAGACTAAATTCGAAAGAAAGCCTGATTGCCTATGGAACTTTTACTAGAAGGGTTAAAAAAAGCGATAGAGATGATCTTATCGGGAGATCGGGAAATTTTCGAGATTACTTTGCTTACCCTGAGAGTCTCGATTAACGCTGTTTTGATCAGTACATTGATCGGCATTCCGGCTGGGATGTTCCTTGGACTTGCCCGCTTTCCAGGCAGGAAGTTCATCCTTGCCCTGGTCAATATTGGCATGGGCCTCCCTCCTGTCGTCGCTGGTCTGTGGATCACTCTTTTCCTATGGCGATCTGGTCCGCTAGGCGATTTTGCCTGGCTTTACACACCTACAGCGATCATCATGGCCCAAATATTAGTGTCTCTGCCAATCGTTACAGCGTTAACAAGTACGGCCTTCCAGCAGATCAATCCGAAGTTGATTTTGCAGGTAAAAGCGCTGGGCGCAACGAAAATGCAGCTTTACTGGATCTTGATGAAAGAGGTAAAGCTTGCGATTCTTGCAGCCATCATCGCCGGGTTCGGGAGGGTCATCGCAGAAGTAGGAGCCGCAATGATGGTTGGCGGCAATATCAGCGGTGAGACGAGGATCCTGACGACCTCGATTGTCATGGAAG
This portion of the Mesobacillus sp. S13 genome encodes:
- a CDS encoding substrate-binding domain-containing protein, with product MKLKHLISLVLVLMFAFVTGCSDSATKEAEKDPETKTEKTDLILATTTSTQDSGLLDVLKPDFEEKNNYNLKIIAVGTGQALEMGTRGEADVLLVHAPAAEEEIVKSGDAINRQKVMYNDFILVGPAEDPAKVKGLSVPEALTKITESKASFVSRGDDSGTHKKELALWKDSSLDPKTLGDSYIEAGQGMGATLQIASEKKGYTLTDRATYLAQKKNMPDTDILVEGDESLLNIYHVMQVNDEKHDKVNAEGAKAFVEYMVSDDTKKIIKEFGVDEYGQPLFFLFE
- a CDS encoding substrate-binding domain-containing protein codes for the protein MQIYTPDEIASMLKISKNTVYEMIKRGDLAAFKVGNKMRIEESEFERYKASMSANPMKTQESKAAAQHSLQLAGSHDFFVEQLVKYIASEGTGLSITPSYIGSLEGLMMLYRGSADIAAVHLLDPASQQYNLPFIRQLFVHEPITVMRLASREQGLIVAKGNPKNITGVKDLARSDVKIINRQKGAGTRFLLDSFLASEKLEPAAVNGYENEEWTHLGAAAHITRGTADAAFGIRCAASQLGLDFIPLTKEQFDLVFRWTPGNREALQHLIDLIQLTNFKDSIADLDGYDAEEFGRIIYGNHLSEA
- a CDS encoding ABC transporter permease codes for the protein MELLLEGLKKAIEMILSGDREIFEITLLTLRVSINAVLISTLIGIPAGMFLGLARFPGRKFILALVNIGMGLPPVVAGLWITLFLWRSGPLGDFAWLYTPTAIIMAQILVSLPIVTALTSTAFQQINPKLILQVKALGATKMQLYWILMKEVKLAILAAIIAGFGRVIAEVGAAMMVGGNISGETRILTTSIVMEVSKGNFDIALALSFILMTLAFIITFTLTYLQQRKRSL